The following nucleotide sequence is from Streptomyces sp. NBC_00239.
CACCCTGGAGGAGATCGGCCGGATCTTCGGCGTGACCCGCGAACGGATCCGCCAGATCGAGTCCAAGACCCTCAACAAGCTCCGCGACCACGCCTTCGCCGACCAGCTCCGCGGCTACCTCGACTGACCCGGCACGCACGACGGGAGGGGACGGCGGCCGCGAAGCCCCCGTCCCCTCCCGTCCTGCGACCCCCGGCCCGCGCCGGCCGAGCTCAGTCCACCTCGGCGACCGCCTGCGCGAACTGCGCCGCGTACAGCCGCGCGTACGCGCCCTGCGCCGCCAGCAGCTCGCCGTGCGTGCCCTGCTCGACGATCGAGCCGTTCTCCATCACCAGGATCACGTCCGCGTCGCGGATCGTGGACAGCCGGTGCGCGATCACGAACGAGGTCCGCCCGTGCGCGAGGCGCGCCATCGCCTTCTGGATCAGCACCTCGGTACGGGTGTCGACCGAGCTCGTCGCCTCGTCGAGGACCAGGATCACCGGATCCGACAGGAACGCCCGCGCGATCGTGATCAGCTGCTTCTCGCCCGCGCTGACGCCCGCACCCTCGTCGTCCAGGACCGTGTCGTAGCCCTCCGGCAGGGTCCGGATGAACCGGTCGGCGTGCGCCGCGCGCGCCGCCTCCTCGATCTCGCCCCGGGTGACCTCCCGCGCCGCCCCGTACGCGATGTTCTCCGCGATGGTCCCGCCGAACAGCCAGGTGTCCTGGAGGACCATCCCGACGCCCGACCGCAGCTCCTCGCGGGTCATGCGCGCGACGTCCACCCCGTCCAGGCAGATCCGCCCGCCCGTCACCTCGTAGAACCGCATCAGCAGGTTCACCAGCGTGGTCTTGCCCGCGCCCGTCGGGCCGACGATCGCGACCGTCTGGCCGGGCTCCACCGACAGCGACAGGTCCTCGATCAGCGGCTTGTCCGGCTCGTAGCGGAACGCCACCCGGTCCAGGGTCACCTGCCCCTTGAGCTCCGCCGGCCGCTCCGGCAGCTCGGTGTCCGGCTCCTGCTCGGGTGCGTCCAGCAGCTCGTAGATCCGCTCGGCGGAGGCCACCCCGGACTGCACCAGGTTCGCCATCGACGCGACCTGCGTCAACGGCATCGAGAACTGGCGCGAGTACTGGATGAACGCCTGCACGTCACCGATCGACAGGGTGCCCGAGGCCACCCGCAGGCCGCCGACGACCGCCACCAGCACGTAGTTGATGTTCGACACGAGGAACATCACCGGCTGCATCAGACCGCTGACGAACTGCGCCCGGAACGAAGCCCGGTACAGCGCCTCGTTCGACTCGGCGAACGCGTCCGCGGACTCCTGCTGCCGGCCGAACACCTTCACCAGCGTGTGGCCCGAGTACATCTCCTCGATGTGTGCGTTCAGCACACCGGTGGTCTTCCACTGCGCCACGAACTGCGGCTGCGACTTCTTGCCGATCCGCGCCGCGATGAACACCGACACCGGCACCGTCACCAGCGCGACCAGCGCCAGCAGCGGCGAGATCCAGAACATCATCGCCAGCACGCCGACGATGGTCAGCAGCGAGTTCATCAGCTGCCCCAGCGTCTGCTGGAGGGTCTGCCCGATGTTGTCGATGTCGTTGGTCGCCCGGCTCAGCACCTCGCCGCGCTTCTGCTGGTCGAAGTACGACAGCGGCAGCCGCGACAGCTTCGCCTGCAGCTCCTCGCGCATCCGGTAGACCATGCCGTTCATCACGTGGTTCGACAGCCGCGTCGCCACCAGCATCAGCAGGCCCGCCAGCGTGAACACCAGCAGCGCCCACAGCGCCACCACGCCGACCGCATGGAAATCGATGCCCTCGCCCGGCGTGAAGTCGGTCCCCGACAGCATGTCCGCCATGCCGCCCTCGCCCTTGGCGCGCAGCCCGTCCAGGGCCTGCTCCTTGGTGAGCCCCGGCTCCATCTGACGGCCCACGATCCCCGCGAACACCAGGTCGGTTGCCTCGCCGAGGATCTTCGGGCCGGACACCGACATGGCGACGCTGCCGACCACGGCCGCGACCATGCCCCACAACTTCGCCTTGTCCTGCGCCAGCTGTTTCAGCAGCCGCTTGCCCGACCCCTTGAAGTCCATCGACTTCTGGGCCGGCCCCATCATCATCCGTCCACCGGGCCCGCTCATGCGGCCTCCGCCTCCGTCAGCTGGGAGAGCACGATCTCCCGGTAGGTCTCATTGCCCGCCATCAGCTCGTGATGCCGGCCGACGCCCACCACCTGGCCCTCGTCGAGGACCACGATCCGGTCGGCGTCGCGGATCGTCGACACGCGCTGCGCCACGATGACGACCGTCGCGTCCTGCGTCTCGCGGGCGAGCGCCGCCCGCAGGGCCGCGTCCGTCGCGTAGTCGAGGGCCGAGAACGAGTCGTCGAACAGGTAGATCTCCGGACGCTGCACCAGCGTCCGCGCGATCGCCAGACGCTGGCGCTGCCCGCCCGAGACGTTCGTGCCGCCCTGGGTGACGGGCGCGTCCAGACCGCCTTCGAGCGCCGACACGAACTCCTTGGCCTGGGCCACCTCCAGGGCCCGCCACAGCTCCTCGTCGGTCGCGTCGGGCCGCCCGTACCGCAGGTTCGTCGCGACCGTC
It contains:
- a CDS encoding ABC transporter ATP-binding protein, coding for MSGPGGRMMMGPAQKSMDFKGSGKRLLKQLAQDKAKLWGMVAAVVGSVAMSVSGPKILGEATDLVFAGIVGRQMEPGLTKEQALDGLRAKGEGGMADMLSGTDFTPGEGIDFHAVGVVALWALLVFTLAGLLMLVATRLSNHVMNGMVYRMREELQAKLSRLPLSYFDQQKRGEVLSRATNDIDNIGQTLQQTLGQLMNSLLTIVGVLAMMFWISPLLALVALVTVPVSVFIAARIGKKSQPQFVAQWKTTGVLNAHIEEMYSGHTLVKVFGRQQESADAFAESNEALYRASFRAQFVSGLMQPVMFLVSNINYVLVAVVGGLRVASGTLSIGDVQAFIQYSRQFSMPLTQVASMANLVQSGVASAERIYELLDAPEQEPDTELPERPAELKGQVTLDRVAFRYEPDKPLIEDLSLSVEPGQTVAIVGPTGAGKTTLVNLLMRFYEVTGGRICLDGVDVARMTREELRSGVGMVLQDTWLFGGTIAENIAYGAAREVTRGEIEEAARAAHADRFIRTLPEGYDTVLDDEGAGVSAGEKQLITIARAFLSDPVILVLDEATSSVDTRTEVLIQKAMARLAHGRTSFVIAHRLSTIRDADVILVMENGSIVEQGTHGELLAAQGAYARLYAAQFAQAVAEVD